The following are encoded together in the Bacteroidales bacterium MB20-C3-3 genome:
- a CDS encoding MlaD family protein, with translation MKIKLTKEQKTGLFALVTLIATYFLINFLKGQDFFNKNNIYLVEYENVEGLTPTGPVFFKGHKIGTVESIEYKENSGNFIAKFKINAQYPIPSNSVAMIYSADLLGSKAVKIVPGDSQRLLANKDTLASGIEAGLVDMLVAEILPLKDSISTLLTSLNTTVTGINHILDQEGQANIKGIITGLNRTIKNFEKISATLGESTPEIESALENLKSLTAKLDNAAEPLGTTIGNLSKITDSLASADLSATIGSLKMLLEDMRNPQGSLGKLMTSDSLHTSVNTLVKNLDELIENINNNPKKYIKITVF, from the coding sequence ATGAAAATAAAACTAACTAAGGAACAGAAGACAGGACTCTTTGCTCTGGTAACATTGATTGCAACATACTTTCTGATAAACTTTCTTAAGGGGCAGGACTTCTTTAACAAGAATAATATTTATTTAGTAGAGTATGAAAATGTTGAAGGGCTCACACCTACAGGACCAGTTTTTTTCAAAGGGCACAAGATTGGTACTGTAGAATCAATTGAGTACAAAGAGAATAGTGGCAATTTTATTGCAAAATTTAAAATTAATGCACAGTATCCTATACCATCCAACTCGGTTGCAATGATATACTCGGCAGATCTGCTTGGTTCAAAGGCTGTTAAGATTGTGCCGGGTGATTCTCAGAGACTACTTGCCAACAAGGACACACTAGCATCAGGTATAGAGGCCGGACTTGTAGATATGCTTGTTGCAGAGATACTTCCTCTTAAAGACAGCATCTCCACTCTCCTCACCTCTCTTAACACTACTGTAACAGGAATCAACCATATCCTTGACCAGGAGGGACAGGCCAATATAAAAGGTATAATTACCGGACTTAACAGAACTATCAAAAACTTTGAGAAAATTTCCGCAACACTAGGCGAAAGTACTCCTGAAATTGAATCTGCGCTGGAGAATCTAAAGAGTCTTACCGCTAAACTTGACAATGCAGCTGAGCCGCTTGGCACGACTATAGGTAATCTTTCAAAAATAACAGACTCTCTTGCGTCAGCAGACTTATCTGCAACAATTGGATCTCTAAAAATGCTGCTGGAGGATATGAGGAATCCTCAGGGATCTCTTGGCAAACTTATGACATCAGACTCACTCCATACATCGGTTAACACTTTGGTAAAAAATCTGGATGAGTTGATAGAGAATATCAATAATAATCCAAAAAAATATATAAAGATCACAGTATTCTAA
- a CDS encoding aminoacyl-histidine dipeptidase, producing the protein MESARVFSIFSEITKIPRESGHEEHIIKYLQNFASSRGLECKTDKARNVVIKKPATAGMEQAPTVILQSHSDMVCEKNSGTQHDFRKDPIKVTEENGWLIAKETTLGADCGIGMAAQLAVLENETIPHGPIEALFTTEEETGLTGAKSLEKDFLKGTILINLDSEDEGELFIGCAGGIDTTGRFRYTPRKSKNGVKFLKYGVFGATGGHSGDDIEKNRANANQILLRFLFEAYSKFPVSLCEIDGGNKRNAISREAYAIIAVDPADEDIINELFQRVVSEAQNEHFISDPQLAGKIGYAQPFETCIDDESFIRLVCSLYAMPHGVIAMSQTIPGFVETSTNLASIKMEGENTIKVATSQRSSINSAKHNAAKRVEAVLKLAGADVTHETEYPGWQPNTESKVLKITESSYRELFDNPPVVRAIHAGLECGILIDKLPHLDIISFGPTVKGAHAPGERLEIASVEKFWKLLVDVLAKLK; encoded by the coding sequence ATGGAGTCAGCAAGAGTTTTCTCGATTTTCAGTGAAATAACCAAAATTCCAAGAGAATCTGGTCACGAAGAGCACATTATTAAATACCTTCAAAATTTTGCCAGTTCAAGAGGATTGGAGTGCAAAACAGATAAAGCAAGGAATGTTGTAATAAAGAAGCCTGCAACTGCCGGAATGGAACAGGCACCAACTGTTATTTTGCAGAGCCACTCAGATATGGTTTGTGAGAAGAACTCCGGAACTCAGCACGACTTCAGAAAAGATCCCATCAAGGTAACTGAGGAGAATGGATGGCTAATAGCAAAGGAGACGACGCTGGGAGCCGACTGTGGTATAGGTATGGCAGCACAACTTGCCGTTCTGGAGAACGAAACCATTCCTCACGGTCCAATTGAGGCCCTCTTTACAACAGAGGAGGAGACTGGACTTACAGGAGCAAAATCGCTTGAAAAAGATTTTCTTAAAGGCACAATTCTGATTAATCTGGACTCAGAGGACGAGGGTGAATTGTTTATTGGCTGCGCAGGTGGAATTGATACTACCGGCAGATTCAGATACACTCCACGAAAGAGCAAAAACGGAGTAAAGTTTCTAAAATATGGAGTTTTTGGAGCAACCGGAGGGCACAGTGGAGACGATATTGAGAAGAACAGAGCAAATGCAAATCAGATTCTTCTCAGATTCCTTTTTGAGGCTTACTCTAAATTCCCTGTATCATTGTGTGAAATTGACGGAGGGAATAAAAGAAACGCTATTTCAAGAGAGGCTTATGCTATAATAGCTGTTGACCCTGCTGACGAAGATATTATAAACGAATTGTTCCAGAGAGTTGTTTCTGAAGCGCAAAATGAGCATTTTATATCTGACCCTCAGCTTGCGGGAAAAATTGGATATGCTCAGCCGTTTGAAACTTGTATAGATGACGAATCCTTTATAAGACTGGTCTGTTCTCTCTACGCAATGCCACACGGAGTAATTGCAATGAGTCAGACAATCCCCGGTTTTGTTGAGACCTCAACAAACCTTGCAAGTATTAAAATGGAGGGCGAAAACACAATTAAGGTTGCTACCAGCCAGAGAAGCTCAATTAACAGTGCTAAACATAATGCAGCTAAAAGAGTTGAAGCAGTCCTTAAACTTGCAGGCGCAGATGTCACTCATGAAACAGAGTATCCGGGCTGGCAGCCCAATACAGAATCAAAAGTTCTTAAGATAACTGAGAGCTCATACAGAGAATTATTTGATAATCCTCCGGTTGTAAGAGCAATACACGCAGGGCTTGAGTGCGGGATTCTTATTGACAAACTCCCTCATCTGGATATTATATCATTTGGTCCAACAGTTAAAGGAGCCCATGCTCCCGGGGAGAGACTGGAGATTGCATCAGTTGAAAAATTCTGGAAATTGCTGGTTGATGTACTGGCAAAATTAAAATAG
- the dnaA gene encoding chromosomal replication initiator protein DnaA: protein MTDQKHIAVWDNCLRIIKDNIPPSSFKTWFVPIKAVKFLDSVLTIEVPSDFFREYLEEQFIELIGKTLRRVVGSSAKLEYNVRVVSNEEAVTMPQQGVQELTNKTVPFPAQAGTFANPFVIPGLQQRQIDPQLNPNFSFRNFVEGECNRLARAAGLNISSSPGNNSFNPLFLYGGSGLGKTHLAQAIGIEIKERFPDKIVLYVSANRFQTQFMDAANVKNKLTDFLHFYQMIDVLIIDDVHEFAGKPGTQNAFFHIFSHLHNIGKQLILTSDKAPSELQDLEQRLLSRFKWGLVAELVQPDFETRIAILKAKSYKDGIVLPEEVITYLANNITSNVREIEGTLISLLAQSTLTHREITLELAQSLTDRFVSRTKTEISVGKIQKIVCEYFKISTESFLSQSRKREFVQARQIAMYISRNMTNNSLASIGAQIGGRDHATVLHAYNTVKDLIDTNRSFRKYVSDIEGQLKSN from the coding sequence ATGACCGATCAGAAACATATAGCTGTATGGGATAATTGTCTGCGAATTATAAAAGACAACATTCCGCCAAGCAGCTTCAAGACATGGTTCGTTCCAATAAAGGCGGTCAAATTTCTGGACTCAGTATTAACAATTGAGGTACCTTCTGACTTCTTCCGTGAATATCTGGAAGAGCAATTTATTGAACTTATAGGAAAGACACTGAGGAGAGTTGTGGGAAGCAGTGCTAAACTTGAGTACAATGTAAGAGTAGTATCCAACGAAGAGGCTGTTACCATGCCTCAGCAAGGGGTGCAGGAACTAACAAACAAAACAGTACCATTTCCGGCTCAGGCAGGAACATTTGCAAATCCGTTTGTTATACCAGGACTTCAACAGAGACAGATAGACCCACAGTTGAATCCTAACTTCAGTTTTCGTAATTTTGTAGAGGGAGAGTGCAATCGTCTGGCCAGAGCTGCCGGACTTAACATTTCATCCAGTCCCGGTAATAACTCTTTCAATCCGCTGTTCCTTTACGGAGGTTCCGGCCTTGGGAAAACCCACCTGGCACAAGCAATAGGAATTGAGATAAAAGAGCGGTTCCCGGATAAAATAGTACTCTATGTAAGTGCGAACAGGTTTCAGACTCAATTCATGGACGCTGCAAATGTCAAGAATAAGCTTACAGACTTTCTCCACTTTTATCAAATGATAGATGTGCTCATAATTGATGATGTTCACGAATTTGCAGGAAAACCCGGCACTCAAAATGCATTTTTTCACATCTTCAGCCACCTGCACAATATAGGGAAGCAATTGATACTCACATCAGACAAGGCCCCTTCTGAACTTCAGGATCTTGAACAAAGACTTCTCTCCAGATTTAAATGGGGACTCGTAGCAGAGCTGGTTCAGCCGGATTTTGAGACCAGAATTGCAATACTAAAAGCAAAGAGTTACAAGGATGGAATAGTACTTCCGGAGGAGGTCATAACATACCTTGCAAATAATATAACCAGCAATGTAAGAGAGATTGAGGGAACCCTTATTTCTCTGCTGGCACAATCAACATTAACCCACAGAGAGATTACTCTTGAATTGGCTCAGTCATTAACTGATAGATTTGTGAGCAGAACAAAAACTGAAATCTCTGTAGGTAAGATCCAGAAAATAGTTTGCGAATATTTTAAAATCAGCACAGAGTCCTTCCTTTCACAATCAAGAAAAAGAGAGTTTGTTCAAGCAAGACAAATTGCAATGTACATAAGCAGAAATATGACAAATAATTCGCTTGCATCAATTGGTGCTCAGATTGGAGGAAGAGATCATGCAACTGTACTTCACGCATACAATACTGTAAAGGACCTGATTGATACAAACAGATCTTTCCGCAAATATGTTTCGGATATTGAGGGACAGCTTAAATCAAACTAA
- a CDS encoding N-acetylmuramoyl-L-alanine amidase encodes MLFRILLIFFCLTLQIPASAQSNSRVAIKKVVIDPGHGGKDPGAVSINKRHREKDITLSVSLMLGKLIKEAYPDVEIIYTRSTDIFIPLDKRSDIANKEKADLFISIHVNSARARAASGTETFVMGLDKSSSNLEVSKLENSVIVLEGDDYSSKYEGFDPNVPESYIIFSLLQNSHLEQSLSFASLVQENLSRGPVKINRGVKQAGLVVLWKTTMPAVLVELGFISNSNDMAILVQQNNQQKMANAIFNAFSKYKKIYEGENTYAVPASHQPELKPTPQVPDTIKREAIEATSDFYSIQLLAVTKALPKGAADLKGIKDYDYKKIGAFYKYHTGKYTTQTDASEALKIIRRKFPQAFIIRIQNNTIVPLK; translated from the coding sequence CTATTAAGAAAGTTGTAATTGATCCCGGCCATGGTGGTAAAGACCCCGGAGCAGTCAGTATAAACAAAAGACACAGAGAAAAAGATATAACTCTGTCTGTTTCACTGATGCTTGGCAAACTTATTAAAGAGGCATATCCGGATGTTGAAATTATTTATACACGCTCAACAGACATTTTCATTCCTCTGGACAAAAGAAGCGACATAGCCAATAAAGAGAAGGCAGATCTATTTATATCAATTCATGTAAACTCCGCAAGGGCCAGGGCAGCATCCGGGACAGAGACATTTGTTATGGGTCTAGACAAAAGCAGTTCAAATCTGGAGGTGTCAAAACTGGAAAATAGTGTAATTGTACTTGAAGGAGATGATTATTCAAGCAAATATGAGGGATTTGACCCCAATGTTCCTGAATCTTACATTATCTTTTCACTATTACAGAACTCACATCTTGAACAGAGCCTCTCCTTTGCCTCACTTGTTCAGGAAAATCTCTCAAGAGGTCCAGTAAAGATAAACAGAGGTGTTAAGCAGGCCGGTCTTGTAGTATTATGGAAAACAACAATGCCTGCAGTTCTTGTTGAACTGGGATTTATTTCCAATAGTAATGATATGGCCATCCTTGTTCAGCAAAACAATCAGCAGAAAATGGCAAATGCAATCTTTAACGCCTTTTCCAAATATAAAAAGATATACGAAGGGGAAAACACTTATGCAGTTCCGGCCTCTCATCAACCAGAGTTAAAACCCACTCCTCAAGTCCCTGATACAATAAAAAGAGAGGCAATTGAAGCAACATCGGATTTTTACTCAATACAGCTGCTTGCTGTAACTAAAGCACTCCCTAAGGGTGCAGCGGATTTAAAAGGAATAAAAGATTACGATTATAAAAAAATTGGCGCATTCTATAAATATCATACAGGCAAATACACAACCCAAACAGATGCTTCTGAAGCTCTGAAAATAATCCGCAGAAAATTCCCTCAGGCATTTATAATAAGAATTCAAAATAACACAATAGTACCATTGAAATAA